Proteins from one Cicer arietinum cultivar CDC Frontier isolate Library 1 chromosome 3, Cicar.CDCFrontier_v2.0, whole genome shotgun sequence genomic window:
- the LOC101504452 gene encoding subtilisin-like protease Glyma18g48580, whose amino-acid sequence MGRIILCLHQLLISCLFIFTLLLNDVHAIKKCYIVYLGTHSHGPTPSPVDLEIATSSHYDLLASILGSKENAKDAIIYSYNKNINGFAAILEDEEAAQIAKNVKVVSVFLSKEHKLHTTRSWEFLGLRGNDINSAWQKGRFGENTIIANIDTGVWPESKSFNDRGIGPVPAKWRGGNICQINKLRGSNKVPCNRKLIGARFFNKAYESSNGKLPRSQQTARDFVGHGTHTLSTAGGNFVRGASIFGIGNGTIKGGSPRSRVATYKVCWSLTDAASCYGADVLAAIDQAISDGVDLISVSAGGASSTNSEEIFTDEISIGAFHALSRNILLVASAGNNGPTPGSVVNVAPWVFTVAASTLDRDFSSTITIGNEKITGASLFVNLPPNQSFTLVESTDAKFANATTRDARFCRARTLDPAKVNGKIVSCVREGKIKTVSEGQEALSAGAKGVILGNQPQVNGRTLLSEPHVLSTVNYRQNHQRTKPRTLDITATDTIKSGTIIRLSQAKTFYGRKPAPIMASFSSRGPNKVQPSILKPDVTAPGVNILAAYSLFASASNLLTDTRRGFPFNVMQGTSMSCPHVVGIAGLIKTLHPNWSPAAIKSAIMTTASTRDNTNKPIRDAFDKKLANPFAYGSGHVQPNNAIDPGLVYDLTIVDYLNFLCASGYNQQLISSLNFNMTFKCSGSHSIEDLNYPSITLPNLGLNVVNVTRTVTNVGPPSIYFAKAQLPGYKIVVVPNSLSFKKIGEKKTFQVIVQATNVTPRKKYQFGDLQWTNGIHIVRSPVTVKRK is encoded by the exons ATGGGTCGCATCATTTTATGTCTTCATCAACTTCTCATTTCatgtctttttattttcactttGTTGCTCAATGATGTTCATGCCATCAAAAAG TGCTACATTGTATACTTGGGAACACATTCACATGGTCCAACCCCTTCCCCTGTTGACCTTGAAATTGCTACATCTTCTCATTATGATTTACTTGCTTCAATCTTAggaag CAAGGAGAATGCCAAAGATGcaattatttattcatataataaaaacataaatggaTTTGCAGCTATacttgaagatgaagaagctgCACAAATTGCAA AAAATGTGAAGGTGGTGTCTGTGTTTTTGAGCAAAGAGCACAAATTGCACACTACTCGTTCATGGGAATTTCTTGGATTGCGTGGAAATGATATCAATTCAGCTTGGCAAAAGGGAAGGTTTGGTGAAAATACAATCATAGCTAACATTGATACAG GTGTTTGGCCGGAATCGAAGAGTTTTAACGACAGAGGAATAGGGCCGGTTCCTGCAAAATGGCGTGGTGGTAACATCTGTCAAATTAACAAACTTCGAGGTTCTAACAAAGTTCCATGTAACAG GAAACTAATTGGAGCAAGGTTTTTCAACAAAGCATATGAATCATCAAACGGAAAACTCCCTCGTTCACAACAAACAGCACGTGATTTTGTAGGCCACGGTACTCACACTCTATCAACAGCTGGTGGAAACTTTGTTCGAGGTGCAAGCATTTTTGGCATTGGAAATGGTACTATAAAAGGTGGTTCACCAAGATCAAGAGTTGCAACATACAAAGTATGTTGGTCTCTAACAGATGCTGCTAGTTGTTACGGTGCTGATGTGTTAGCTGCTATTGATCAAGCCATTAGTGATGGTGTTGATCTCATTTCTGTTTCTGCTGGAGGCGCATCTAGTACAAATTCTGAAGAAATTTTCACTGATGAGATTTCAATTGGTGCATTTCATGCACTTtctagaaatattttattagttgcTTCTGCTGGAAATAATGGACCAACACCTGGTAGTGTTGTTAATGTTGCTCCTTGGGTATTCACTGTTGCTGCTAGTACATTAGACAGAGACTTTAGCAGTACTATAACCATTGGCAATGAAAAAATCACG GGAGCCAGTCTTTTTGTAAACTTGCCACCTAACCAATCTTTTACTCTAGTGGAATCTACTGATGCTAAATTTGCCAATGCCACAACTCGTGATGC TCGGTTTTGTAGAGCAAGAACACTTGATCCTGCAAAAGTGAATGGCAAAATAGTGTCATGTGTTCGAGAAGGGAAAATAAAAACAGTGAGTGAGGGTCAAGAAGCTTTATCAGCAGGCGCAAAAGGAGTGATTTTGGGAAATCAACCTCAAGTTAATGGGAGAACACTTCTTTCTGAACCTCATGTTCTGTCTACAGTCAACTATCGACAGAATCATCAGAGAACAAAACCTCGTACTTTAGACATTACTGCAAC GGATACAATAAAGTCGGGTACTATAATAAGGTTGTCGCAAGCAAAAACTTTCTATGGAAGAAAGCCAGCTCCAATTATGGCTTCATTCTCATCTAGAGGACCAAATAAAGTTCAGCCATCAATACTCAAG CCTGATGTAACTGCGCCAGGTGTGAACATACTTGCTGCCTATTCATTGTTTGCAAGTGCATCTAATTTATTAACAGACACTCGTCGAGGTTTTCCATTCAATGTAATGCAAGGAACTTCTATGTCTTGTCCTCATGTCGTTGGCATTGCTGGACTTATCAAAACACTTCATCCTAATTGGAGTCCAGCAGCTATTAAATCAGCTATTATGACCACTG CAAGCACAAGAGATAACACAAACAAGCCTATACGTGATGCATTTGATAAAAAACTAGCAAATCCATTTGCTTATGGTTCAGGACATGTTCAACCCAACAATGCAATAGACCCCGGACTTGTCTATGATCTAACCATTGTTGATTACTTGAACTTCTTATGTGCTTCTGGATACAACCAACAACTCATTTCATCACTTAATTTCAACATGACATTTAAATGTTCAGGATCTCATAGCATAGAAGACTTAAACTACCCTTCAATCACATTACCGAATCTTGGGTTAAATGTCGTTAATGTGACACGTACAGTCACCAATGTTGGGCCACCAAGTATATATTTTGCAAAAGCCCAATTGCCTGGATATAAAATTGTTGTTGTACCAAACTctttgagtttcaaaaaaattgGTGAAAAGAAGACATTCCAAGTTATTGTGCAAGCAACAAATGTGACACCAAGGAAGAAATACCAATTTGGGGATTTGCAATGGACAAATGGAATACACATTGTAAGGAGTCCTGTCACAGTTAAGCGCAAATAA